The Halomonas sp. 7T genome contains a region encoding:
- the pal gene encoding peptidoglycan-associated lipoprotein Pal: protein MQLKPLARSLAVALSIVVIAGCSSTGGTQDGDSYGSQDGSSMGSTSGVGTGGQYGSTSGAGAGAGQQADSRIPEVRTIYFDFDRDTIKGEYESVVMAHARYLRANPNAQVVLHGHTDERGTREYNMALGERRAGAVQRFLNIQGVSSSQMSVVSYGEERPAASGQTESAYSQNRRVVFNY, encoded by the coding sequence ATGCAACTTAAACCGTTGGCTCGCTCATTGGCAGTGGCGTTATCTATCGTAGTTATCGCTGGCTGTTCCAGCACCGGCGGAACCCAAGATGGTGACTCCTACGGCAGCCAAGATGGCAGCAGCATGGGATCCACTTCGGGTGTTGGCACGGGTGGCCAATACGGCTCCACATCAGGCGCTGGTGCAGGTGCTGGTCAGCAAGCCGACTCACGTATCCCTGAAGTACGCACCATTTACTTCGATTTTGACCGCGATACTATCAAGGGTGAATACGAATCAGTGGTGATGGCGCACGCTCGTTACCTGCGCGCTAATCCCAATGCGCAAGTTGTACTTCATGGCCATACTGATGAACGTGGTACGCGTGAATACAACATGGCACTGGGTGAGCGTCGCGCAGGAGCTGTACAGCGTTTCCTGAACATCCAAGGGGTATCCTCTTCACAAATGAGCGTAGTTAGCTACGGTGAAGAGCGCCCAGCCGCAAGCGGACAAACTGAGAGCGCGTACTCACAAAATCGCCGCGTTGTCTTTAATTATTGA
- the ubiG gene encoding bifunctional 2-polyprenyl-6-hydroxyphenol methylase/3-demethylubiquinol 3-O-methyltransferase UbiG produces the protein MQASPQDSTANRYQGNVDAAEVAKFEALASRWWDPQSEFKPLHEINPLRLDFIDARAGLAGKRVLDVGCGGGILSESMAHRGAKVTGIDLGEAPLGVARLHAEESGVEIDYRNVSVEALADQQAGDFDIVTCMEMLEHVPDPASVIQACSRLVRPGGYVFFSTLNRTPKSYAFAILGAEYVLRLLPRGTHDYAKFIRPSEMAAWSRSSGLEIREQTGLTYNPLTRRYRLVAHDVSVNYMMYCRKVSQ, from the coding sequence ATGCAAGCGTCACCTCAGGATAGCACTGCTAATCGCTATCAAGGCAACGTCGATGCAGCGGAAGTGGCTAAATTTGAAGCGCTCGCCAGTCGCTGGTGGGACCCACAAAGTGAATTCAAACCACTGCACGAGATTAATCCCTTACGACTTGACTTTATTGACGCCCGTGCAGGGCTGGCTGGCAAACGGGTACTGGATGTTGGCTGTGGTGGCGGCATATTAAGCGAGTCTATGGCGCACCGGGGTGCCAAGGTGACGGGTATTGATCTAGGTGAGGCGCCCTTGGGGGTTGCCCGCTTACATGCAGAAGAGAGCGGCGTTGAGATTGACTATCGAAACGTCAGTGTTGAAGCATTGGCAGATCAACAGGCAGGCGACTTCGACATTGTTACCTGCATGGAGATGCTAGAGCACGTTCCTGACCCAGCCTCCGTCATTCAAGCGTGCAGCCGTCTAGTACGTCCAGGCGGCTATGTATTTTTCTCAACCTTAAACCGAACCCCCAAATCTTATGCGTTTGCCATATTAGGCGCCGAGTACGTGTTGAGGCTATTACCCCGCGGTACCCATGACTACGCTAAATTTATCCGCCCTTCTGAAATGGCTGCTTGGTCTCGGTCATCCGGGTTGGAAATACGGGAGCAAACGGGGCTTACCTATAACCCCTTAACACGGCGTTATCGCTTGGTTGCCCATGATGTATCGGTCAACTACATGATGTACTGCCGCAAGGTGAGCCAATAG
- the tolB gene encoding Tol-Pal system beta propeller repeat protein TolB, translated as MQTFSKVWLFCVLLFVSSAVQANLTIEITRGSDQALPIGVVPFAGGDNMPEDIAQIIHDNLERSGYFSPLERNAMFDRPSQASEVAFGTWRSLDVRYLVVGRAQQTGSGYQLQFDLMDISGQRRIMGETVTADANDLRGAAHYISDQIFEAITDIRGAFSTRIAYVTAQGLGDNMQFGLYVADADGRNSQQVLTSDQPIMSPSWSPDGRKLAYVSFETERPAIYIQDVATGQRVQATSFEGINGAPTWSPDGRRLAMSLSKDGQPEIYILDVANRSIERITQSNSIDTEPAWSPDGRSLIFTSDRSGGPQIYRHVLGSGETNRVTFTGNYNARARYSPDGEQIFLIHRSSRGYQVARQELDGGRLVVLSESTRDESPSVAPNGTMVIFATQQGNNGVLSAVSADGRSSFRLPAAQGDVRDPAWSPFLN; from the coding sequence ATGCAAACCTTTAGCAAAGTGTGGCTGTTTTGCGTATTGCTTTTTGTCAGCAGTGCCGTGCAGGCAAACCTTACCATTGAAATAACGCGTGGAAGTGATCAAGCGCTCCCCATTGGAGTCGTACCTTTTGCTGGCGGCGACAATATGCCAGAAGACATTGCGCAAATTATTCATGACAACTTAGAGAGAAGTGGCTATTTCTCGCCACTAGAACGTAACGCTATGTTTGACCGCCCAAGTCAGGCAAGCGAGGTAGCATTCGGCACATGGCGCTCGCTGGATGTACGTTACTTGGTGGTAGGGCGCGCACAGCAAACGGGCAGCGGCTATCAACTGCAATTCGACTTAATGGATATTAGTGGTCAACGCCGCATAATGGGCGAGACAGTCACTGCCGATGCCAATGACCTACGTGGCGCAGCGCACTACATTAGCGACCAGATTTTCGAGGCCATTACCGATATCCGAGGCGCTTTCTCGACGCGCATTGCTTATGTAACCGCTCAAGGGCTAGGCGACAATATGCAGTTCGGACTGTATGTCGCTGATGCGGATGGTCGTAATAGCCAGCAAGTGCTCACCTCAGATCAGCCGATCATGTCACCTTCATGGTCACCAGATGGTAGAAAGCTTGCCTATGTCTCTTTTGAGACCGAGCGTCCTGCTATTTATATTCAAGACGTAGCGACCGGACAGCGGGTGCAAGCTACCTCGTTTGAAGGCATTAATGGCGCGCCGACATGGTCGCCCGATGGTCGCCGTCTTGCCATGTCGCTTTCCAAAGACGGTCAGCCGGAAATTTATATCTTAGATGTGGCTAATCGCTCTATTGAACGCATTACGCAGAGCAACAGTATTGATACCGAGCCTGCTTGGTCACCTGATGGCCGCAGCCTTATTTTCACCTCTGACCGCAGCGGTGGGCCGCAAATTTATCGCCACGTATTAGGTAGCGGTGAAACAAATCGCGTGACGTTTACGGGCAATTACAATGCTCGTGCACGTTACTCGCCAGACGGTGAACAGATATTTTTAATTCACCGCTCAAGCCGTGGATACCAAGTAGCACGTCAGGAACTCGATGGTGGTCGCTTAGTTGTGCTAAGTGAATCAACAAGAGATGAATCGCCTAGTGTTGCTCCGAACGGGACCATGGTAATCTTCGCTACCCAACAGGGTAACAATGGGGTGCTGAGTGCTGTATCGGCCGATGGTCGTTCGTCATTTAGATTACCCGCAGCACAGGGTGATGTCCGCGATCCCGCGTGGTCACCTTTCTTAAATTAA
- the ybgF gene encoding tol-pal system protein YbgF, with product MNHSLKRYFERLCGAGAIVLPLSVLPLAAVAQQPLVQDLSSGSSSSFYQQTQRQEASAGNLVLFNQVQEHQQEIQQLRGQIEELRHQLEQLRRQSQQQYLDIEDRLMSSGPSQIEQSTPQVEPEAAEQVVNAPSVRNVSEEAQADYQAAFAHVQARRFSDAIAAFEAFVADHPDSSLTANGHYWLGELYAAEGELSSADEAFSRVIEQYSSSSKVPDALYKLGLVKARQGEAERSRELLEQVRDDYPQSSAAGLANDFLRQSAG from the coding sequence ATGAACCACAGTCTCAAACGCTATTTTGAGAGGCTGTGCGGTGCGGGAGCCATAGTGCTCCCGCTGTCCGTATTGCCCCTGGCTGCTGTGGCTCAGCAGCCGCTTGTTCAAGACCTTTCATCGGGCTCTTCCAGTAGTTTTTATCAGCAAACCCAACGACAAGAAGCCTCGGCTGGAAACCTGGTACTTTTTAATCAGGTGCAAGAACACCAGCAGGAAATTCAGCAGTTGCGCGGGCAGATTGAAGAGCTTCGCCACCAGCTGGAGCAACTGCGTCGCCAGTCGCAGCAGCAGTATCTCGACATTGAAGACCGCTTAATGAGCAGTGGCCCCAGTCAAATCGAGCAATCCACTCCACAGGTCGAGCCCGAGGCGGCAGAGCAGGTAGTAAACGCCCCCTCTGTACGCAACGTTAGTGAAGAAGCGCAGGCGGATTACCAAGCGGCCTTTGCCCATGTGCAAGCAAGACGCTTTAGCGACGCTATTGCTGCTTTTGAAGCATTTGTGGCTGACCATCCCGACAGTAGTTTGACCGCCAATGGCCACTATTGGCTGGGTGAACTTTATGCTGCTGAAGGCGAACTAAGTTCAGCGGATGAAGCCTTTAGCCGTGTAATAGAGCAGTACAGCAGTAGCAGCAAAGTGCCCGATGCACTTTACAAACTTGGGCTTGTAAAAGCACGCCAGGGTGAGGCTGAGCGCAGCAGAGAACTGCTGGAGCAAGTACGCGATGACTATCCGCAAAGTAGTGCTGCCGGTCTCGCGAATGATTTTCTCCGTCAGTCTGCTGGATAG
- a CDS encoding YciK family oxidoreductase, translating to MSCKIDYQPTANLLENRVVLVTGAGDGIGRAAALSYARHGATVVLLGRTIAKLESVYDEIEAAGGPQPAIFPLNFEGASLKDFHDMAETLDKEFGRLDGLLHNAGLLGRITPFEQYNPELWEQVMQVNINGPIWMTQALLPLLQQSKDASIIFTSSSVGRKGRAYWGAYSVSKFATEGFAEVLADELENQSNIRVNTLNPGATRTQMRRTAFPGEDPATLRTPEDIMPTYLWLMGPDSTGVSGQKLDAQPPRV from the coding sequence ATGAGCTGCAAAATCGACTATCAACCAACGGCCAACCTGTTAGAAAACCGCGTCGTGTTGGTAACCGGTGCGGGTGACGGTATTGGCCGCGCTGCGGCGCTAAGCTATGCCCGCCATGGGGCAACGGTTGTGCTATTAGGGCGTACCATCGCAAAACTCGAAAGCGTTTATGATGAAATTGAAGCGGCAGGTGGCCCGCAGCCGGCCATTTTTCCGCTGAACTTTGAGGGCGCATCTCTCAAAGACTTTCATGATATGGCTGAGACGCTGGATAAAGAGTTTGGGCGCTTAGATGGGTTACTCCATAACGCCGGGTTGCTAGGACGCATTACGCCTTTTGAGCAGTATAATCCCGAGCTCTGGGAACAGGTAATGCAGGTAAACATAAACGGGCCGATTTGGATGACACAGGCATTATTGCCACTGCTTCAGCAATCCAAAGATGCATCAATTATCTTTACATCATCAAGCGTCGGCCGCAAAGGAAGAGCTTATTGGGGGGCCTATTCAGTTTCCAAGTTTGCCACTGAAGGCTTTGCGGAAGTGTTGGCAGATGAGCTGGAAAACCAGTCGAATATTCGCGTTAATACACTCAACCCTGGTGCCACACGTACACAAATGCGACGCACCGCCTTTCCAGGAGAAGATCCTGCGACGCTGCGTACGCCTGAAGATATTATGCCAACATACCTATGGTTAATGGGACCAGACAGCACGGGCGTTAGCGGCCAAAAACTTGATGCCCAGCCACCCCGCGTTTAA
- a CDS encoding nucleotide sugar dehydrogenase: MRVLLHGSELSAATAAAALAWVGHHVDWLLHEDAQWSALSGEDWLRREPELMTHITQAFANGTLRIIETLEQASTPDVVWLALSPGQRQSANTLLQHPIFASHSGAVLINNSTFPVGETERLHAVMGAQHSSVALPDTLEEGRAWTSFTRPLRWLLGCDDARGEQITRELLRAFNRRSEVFQRMPCRAAELTKLAINGMLATRISYMNEIAGLADTLGVDVEHVRQGMGADTRIGFEYLYPGCGFGGPNFSRDLMRLAYVQSASGRYSALLEQVMDINEQKKETLFRKLWSVFEGDLAGRTIAIWGAAFKPGTARIDHAPVLTLLEALWAQGVKVRLHDPAAIPALHAAVGKRDDLITFEEDPYAACEGADALMLVTEWKSYWNPDWHRLASLLSAKLVLDGRNIYDPAFVASCGLRYRGIGRRADPTTFEE; encoded by the coding sequence ATGCGCGTATTACTCCACGGTAGTGAATTAAGTGCCGCGACGGCTGCTGCTGCACTAGCCTGGGTGGGTCATCACGTAGACTGGCTGCTGCACGAAGATGCCCAATGGTCTGCACTTTCTGGTGAAGACTGGCTACGTCGTGAACCAGAGCTTATGACGCATATTACTCAAGCCTTCGCCAACGGTACGTTGCGAATTATCGAAACGCTTGAACAAGCCAGTACACCCGATGTGGTATGGCTAGCATTATCCCCCGGACAGCGTCAGTCAGCTAATACGTTACTCCAACACCCTATTTTTGCGTCTCACAGCGGTGCAGTGCTGATCAATAACTCTACGTTCCCGGTAGGTGAAACTGAGCGTCTTCATGCGGTCATGGGCGCACAGCATAGTAGTGTTGCGCTGCCAGACACGCTTGAAGAGGGCCGAGCGTGGACATCGTTTACCCGCCCTTTGCGGTGGTTGTTAGGCTGCGATGACGCGAGGGGTGAACAGATAACCCGCGAACTCTTACGTGCCTTTAATAGGCGCAGCGAGGTGTTCCAGCGGATGCCCTGCAGAGCAGCTGAGCTGACCAAACTTGCCATCAATGGAATGTTAGCAACACGCATAAGCTATATGAATGAAATTGCAGGCCTCGCCGATACCCTCGGCGTTGATGTAGAGCATGTTCGCCAAGGGATGGGGGCGGATACCCGCATCGGGTTTGAGTATTTATACCCAGGCTGCGGTTTCGGTGGGCCTAATTTCTCTCGTGATTTAATGCGTTTAGCCTATGTCCAATCAGCCAGCGGCAGATATTCGGCGCTGCTTGAGCAAGTCATGGATATCAACGAGCAGAAAAAAGAGACCTTGTTTAGAAAGCTATGGTCTGTCTTTGAAGGTGACTTAGCGGGAAGAACTATCGCCATTTGGGGGGCTGCTTTTAAGCCTGGCACCGCACGTATTGACCATGCACCGGTATTAACGCTACTGGAAGCGCTATGGGCGCAGGGTGTTAAGGTGAGACTGCATGATCCAGCGGCGATTCCAGCCTTACACGCCGCCGTAGGTAAGCGTGACGATCTGATCACGTTTGAGGAAGACCCCTACGCAGCGTGTGAGGGCGCCGATGCACTGATGCTGGTCACAGAGTGGAAATCCTATTGGAACCCTGACTGGCATCGTTTAGCCTCGTTACTAAGTGCTAAGTTAGTGCTCGATGGGCGCAACATCTACGACCCGGCCTTTGTAGCAAGCTGCGGCCTACGCTACAGAGGGATCGGGCGCCGTGCCGACCCGACGACTTTCGAGGAATAA
- a CDS encoding HAD-IA family hydrolase — translation MPTTFSRAVSKTAPEAILFDLDGTLVDTAPDLAQATNALRQHHGLAPLAFEKIRGQVSNGGSALVTLAIGLESGTQAHNAARQYLLDAYEQAVAVHSQVFKPLDQWLTRWHAESRLWGIVTNKPRRYTLPLLEALALKPGALLCADDLSVKKPSPEPLWEAAQRLGVTPQACWYVGDHVRDIDAAKAAGMTAVAVGYGYISEEDNYQQWPADIWFETCEDLVDALNAFHRIAQH, via the coding sequence ATGCCAACGACATTTTCGAGAGCAGTTTCAAAAACAGCGCCAGAGGCGATACTTTTTGACTTAGATGGCACGTTAGTGGATACCGCGCCAGATTTAGCGCAAGCGACCAATGCCTTAAGGCAACATCACGGCTTGGCGCCGCTGGCGTTCGAGAAAATCCGGGGGCAAGTGTCTAACGGGGGCAGTGCTCTGGTCACATTGGCGATTGGCCTTGAAAGTGGGACTCAGGCACATAATGCCGCCCGGCAATATTTATTAGACGCCTATGAACAAGCAGTAGCAGTTCATAGCCAGGTATTTAAACCGTTAGATCAGTGGCTCACTCGCTGGCATGCAGAATCGCGGTTATGGGGTATTGTTACCAATAAACCGCGACGCTACACCCTACCTCTGCTTGAGGCCTTAGCCTTAAAGCCAGGTGCACTACTTTGTGCAGATGACCTGAGTGTTAAGAAGCCCTCGCCTGAGCCACTGTGGGAAGCTGCACAGCGCCTTGGCGTTACTCCACAGGCGTGCTGGTATGTTGGTGATCACGTACGTGATATAGATGCAGCTAAAGCAGCAGGGATGACGGCCGTCGCCGTTGGCTACGGCTATATTAGTGAAGAAGATAATTACCAGCAGTGGCCCGCCGATATCTGGTTTGAAACCTGTGAAGATTTAGTCGATGCTCTAAACGCATTTCACCGCATTGCTCAACATTAA